In Lentilitoribacter sp. Alg239-R112, the following proteins share a genomic window:
- a CDS encoding FAD-dependent oxidoreductase produces the protein MLNTYDFPEFDYVQSIEQKNGEVLRHTVVVVGAGPMGLTAALDFAARGLKVVVLDDNNTVSVGSRAVCYAKRPLEIWDRLGVAKPMLDKGIEWKLGRVFFRDQEVYDFDLLPEDGHKIPAFINLQQYYLEEYLVAACMENPLVDLRWKHKVVSLHSHNDHVEVAIETPDGIFNMEADWLLACDGANSDVRRMVGAEFVGQFFEDRFLIADIVMKADFPTERWFWFDPDFHKGQSALLHKQSDDVWRLDFQLGWDTDPEVEKLPENIIPRVKAMLGEDVEFELEWASVYQFACRRIDQFRYGRVLFAGDAAHQVSPFGARGANTGVQDIDNLSWKLAAVVRGEAPEALIDSYHDERAFAADDNLLNSTRSTDFISPKNNASRRYRNAVLTLSKDHEFARPLVNSGRLSTPTPYVDSSLNVKDDSKWAGKMLPGTCAADAPIKVAGKDAWLLQQLGEGFTLLVFGLNPAAVDAGVFSPKLIVEGKDFNDDHGFAAERYDKGEGCVYLIRPDQHVAARWREFDVNKIRAGIARATAGASS, from the coding sequence ATGTTAAATACGTATGATTTCCCTGAATTTGATTACGTTCAATCAATTGAACAAAAAAATGGTGAGGTCTTGCGGCATACCGTCGTTGTTGTTGGTGCAGGCCCTATGGGTCTCACCGCAGCACTGGATTTTGCAGCACGCGGTTTAAAAGTTGTTGTTTTGGACGACAACAATACTGTTTCGGTTGGCTCTCGTGCGGTTTGCTACGCTAAGCGTCCGCTTGAAATATGGGATCGCCTGGGTGTCGCTAAGCCGATGCTTGATAAGGGCATTGAGTGGAAACTGGGTCGTGTATTTTTCCGTGATCAAGAAGTTTATGATTTTGATCTTTTGCCTGAAGATGGACATAAGATTCCCGCTTTTATAAATCTTCAGCAGTATTATCTTGAGGAATATTTGGTCGCCGCATGCATGGAAAATCCGCTCGTCGACCTACGTTGGAAACACAAGGTTGTTTCACTGCATTCTCACAATGATCATGTGGAAGTAGCAATTGAAACGCCAGATGGAATTTTCAATATGGAAGCTGATTGGCTGCTTGCTTGTGACGGCGCCAATTCGGATGTTCGCCGGATGGTTGGAGCCGAATTTGTTGGCCAGTTCTTCGAAGATCGTTTTCTGATTGCAGATATTGTTATGAAGGCTGATTTTCCGACGGAACGTTGGTTTTGGTTTGATCCTGATTTTCATAAAGGTCAATCTGCATTGCTTCACAAACAATCAGACGATGTTTGGCGGTTGGATTTCCAACTGGGTTGGGACACCGACCCAGAGGTGGAGAAGTTACCTGAAAATATCATCCCGCGTGTCAAAGCTATGCTTGGCGAGGATGTTGAATTTGAGCTTGAATGGGCTTCGGTTTATCAGTTTGCTTGCCGACGCATTGATCAGTTTCGTTATGGCCGTGTTCTTTTTGCTGGTGATGCAGCACACCAAGTATCACCATTTGGTGCGCGTGGTGCAAATACAGGGGTTCAGGATATTGATAATCTATCTTGGAAGCTTGCTGCTGTTGTTCGGGGCGAAGCACCTGAGGCATTGATTGATAGTTATCACGATGAACGTGCATTTGCTGCTGATGATAATCTGCTTAATTCAACACGTTCGACAGATTTCATTTCACCTAAGAATAATGCATCTCGTCGCTATCGGAATGCAGTGCTGACCCTGTCCAAGGATCATGAATTTGCCCGTCCTCTGGTCAATTCGGGCCGCCTTTCAACGCCGACACCTTATGTCGACAGCTCTTTGAATGTAAAAGATGACAGCAAATGGGCAGGTAAGATGCTGCCAGGTACCTGCGCCGCAGATGCGCCTATAAAGGTCGCAGGCAAAGATGCATGGTTACTTCAACAACTCGGCGAAGGTTTTACACTCCTTGTATTTGGGTTAAATCCAGCAGCCGTTGATGCCGGTGTTTTTTCGCCTAAACTGATCGTTGAAGGTAAAGATTTCAATGATGATCACGGCTTTGCTGCTGAACGGTATGATAAGGGTGAGGGTTGTGTTTACCTCATTCGTCCCGATCAACACGTTGCTGCCCGTTGGCGTGAGTTTGATGTGAACAAAATTCGGGCTGGTATTGCTCGTGCAACTGCAGGAGCTTCCTCATGA
- a CDS encoding Tm-1-like ATP-binding domain-containing protein — protein sequence MTTKTILIIGTYDTKDDELNYIADVIHSQGGNVVTMDVSVLGNPTDPTDYSKHQVAKEGGSSIRSAIDCGDENQAMQIMGKGAALLSCRLFNEGKFDGALVLGGTMGTDLALDVCSALPIGVPKYIVSTVSFSPLIPPERMAPDTQMILWAGGLYGLNSICKSSLSQAAGAVLGATRAVEAPDRKKPLVGMTSLGKTALKYMVTLKPALEDRGFEVAVFHATGMGGRAFESLAAQGAFSLVLDLCTQELGNHILGSNISAGADRLTNAGSTGTPQIVAPGCYDLVDIVGWQEIPKKWHDHTTHAHNRLLTSIVLDHAERSQVARAHATQLKQANGPTVLILPEGGCGEWDRPGEGLHDAVGLDVFLATLEKEHPQNVELVKTQAHINDDEFANAVLFQVDKWLTDGTISNQVGQA from the coding sequence ATGACTACGAAAACAATTTTGATCATCGGAACTTATGACACGAAAGATGACGAGCTGAATTACATTGCAGATGTCATTCATTCCCAAGGCGGGAATGTGGTGACAATGGATGTTAGCGTTTTGGGTAATCCGACAGACCCGACAGACTATTCTAAACATCAGGTGGCAAAAGAAGGTGGTAGTTCTATACGGAGCGCAATCGATTGTGGTGATGAAAATCAAGCCATGCAGATTATGGGCAAAGGTGCTGCGCTTCTATCATGTCGACTTTTCAATGAGGGCAAATTCGACGGCGCTCTTGTTCTAGGTGGTACAATGGGAACCGATCTCGCACTTGATGTTTGTTCCGCATTGCCGATTGGTGTTCCCAAATATATCGTTTCCACTGTATCATTTTCGCCATTGATCCCTCCTGAACGAATGGCGCCAGATACGCAGATGATACTTTGGGCGGGTGGTCTGTATGGGCTTAACTCAATTTGCAAATCATCGCTAAGCCAGGCAGCAGGTGCCGTTTTGGGAGCCACTCGAGCAGTGGAAGCGCCCGATCGCAAAAAACCACTTGTTGGTATGACATCTCTTGGCAAGACGGCTTTGAAGTATATGGTCACTTTAAAGCCTGCATTGGAAGATAGAGGATTTGAAGTCGCGGTATTTCATGCAACGGGAATGGGAGGTAGAGCATTTGAAAGCCTTGCTGCACAAGGTGCGTTCTCACTTGTGTTGGACTTATGTACGCAAGAACTCGGCAACCATATTCTTGGTTCGAATATTTCGGCTGGTGCAGACAGGCTAACGAATGCGGGTAGTACAGGTACACCACAAATCGTAGCGCCCGGTTGTTATGATCTAGTCGACATTGTTGGTTGGCAAGAGATACCAAAAAAATGGCATGATCACACCACGCATGCTCATAATCGGCTTCTAACATCTATCGTGCTTGATCATGCAGAGCGGTCTCAGGTTGCGCGAGCTCATGCCACGCAGTTAAAACAAGCCAATGGACCAACGGTTTTAATATTGCCAGAAGGTGGTTGCGGGGAATGGGATCGGCCGGGAGAAGGTCTTCATGATGCTGTGGGACTGGATGTTTTTCTTGCAACTCTTGAAAAAGAACACCCGCAAAATGTCGAGCTAGTGAAAACACAAGCTCATATTAATGACGATGAGTTCGCAAACGCGGTATTGTTTCAAGTTGATAAATGGTTGACAGATGGAACCATATCTAACCAAGTTGGACAAGCTTGA
- a CDS encoding TRAP transporter small permease produces MERFRHRFRGGDGDMDIGAVLQNTLGVGAALLLFSLILVTCVDVVGRYFFSAPLSGAFEITEILLAALVFTALPLTTERKEHIEVDLLNVVLSNTIKRYFSAFAGLFSAALLTTLAWRLASHALTTAEHGATTNALGIPLAPFGYLAAFSCLVSAFIAFLRGIYPANETDDKKRDEHG; encoded by the coding sequence ATGGAGCGTTTTCGACATCGTTTTAGAGGTGGGGATGGCGATATGGATATTGGCGCCGTTCTGCAAAACACACTGGGTGTCGGAGCCGCTCTTTTACTGTTCAGCCTAATTCTAGTCACATGTGTTGACGTTGTGGGGCGGTATTTCTTTTCCGCCCCATTAAGCGGTGCATTTGAAATCACCGAAATCCTTCTGGCAGCGCTCGTCTTCACAGCCCTGCCCCTGACCACCGAACGAAAAGAACATATCGAAGTTGATCTACTTAATGTTGTTCTAAGTAACACTATAAAAAGATATTTTTCGGCTTTCGCCGGGCTCTTTTCCGCAGCACTTCTAACCACTCTTGCCTGGCGTCTCGCTTCGCACGCTTTGACAACAGCCGAACATGGCGCAACAACAAATGCACTCGGCATTCCGTTAGCTCCATTTGGCTATCTGGCGGCCTTCTCTTGCCTCGTGAGCGCATTTATTGCATTCCTGCGCGGCATATATCCTGCCAATGAAACAGATGATAAGAAGCGAGACGAGCATGGTTGA
- a CDS encoding MBL fold metallo-hydrolase, which produces MAKAFASQGDMTEKKITFDEIGDGLYAFTAEGDPNSGVIIGDDSVMIVEAQATPRLAQKVIDRVRSITDKPISHVVLTHYHAVRVLGASAFGAENIIMSDKARAMVVERGQEDWDSEFQRFPRLFEGHESIPGLTWPTTTFSDSMTVYLGNRRIDIKQIGRAHTAGDTVIHVPDQNVMFTGDIVEDHSACYCGDGHFADWGQTLDNIKAYDVDAIAPGRGGALVGKDAVERAIESTRDFVDSTYKPAAKVAACGGSLKEAWDAVRQACDPKFKDYAIYEHCLPFNVSRAYDEARGIDTPRIWTDKRDLEMWEQLQG; this is translated from the coding sequence ATGGCTAAAGCTTTTGCTTCTCAAGGTGATATGACAGAGAAGAAAATCACTTTTGATGAAATCGGTGACGGACTATACGCCTTCACCGCAGAGGGCGACCCTAATTCGGGTGTAATTATCGGTGATGACAGCGTTATGATCGTGGAAGCGCAAGCAACACCTCGACTGGCGCAGAAAGTCATCGACCGTGTGCGAAGCATCACAGACAAGCCGATTTCCCATGTAGTTCTTACCCACTATCATGCTGTGCGCGTGCTAGGTGCTAGTGCATTTGGGGCAGAAAATATTATCATGTCAGACAAGGCCCGCGCCATGGTTGTGGAGCGTGGCCAAGAAGACTGGGATAGCGAGTTCCAACGGTTCCCACGCTTGTTTGAAGGACATGAATCCATTCCGGGCCTAACATGGCCGACGACGACTTTCAGCGATTCCATGACTGTTTATCTTGGCAATCGTCGTATCGATATCAAACAAATTGGTCGCGCCCATACTGCAGGTGATACGGTTATTCACGTTCCAGATCAAAATGTTATGTTTACCGGTGACATCGTTGAAGACCATTCCGCTTGTTATTGTGGAGACGGACATTTTGCCGATTGGGGCCAAACGCTCGACAACATCAAGGCTTACGATGTAGATGCTATTGCACCAGGACGAGGTGGAGCTTTAGTTGGCAAGGATGCGGTTGAACGCGCTATTGAAAGCACACGAGATTTCGTTGATAGCACCTACAAACCAGCGGCCAAAGTCGCAGCGTGTGGTGGCAGCTTGAAAGAAGCATGGGATGCAGTTCGACAGGCTTGCGATCCAAAATTTAAAGACTATGCAATTTATGAGCATTGTTTGCCCTTTAATGTTTCGCGTGCCTATGACGAAGCTCGAGGGATCGACACTCCCCGCATATGGACCGACAAACGTGATCTTGAAATGTGGGAGCAACTTCAAGGCTAA
- a CDS encoding MarR family transcriptional regulator: MPKSLPDFDLERYLPYRFAVLAGRLSSELARQYKSKYDISMPEWRVLLNVGYAEDPSVRDIEKRVSLEKSKVSRAVAKLETKGHLIKQIDSSDRRLLKLTLTKQGVELLSELIPIAQSFQSELNVILGDQEETLQLALDRLMDQSE, encoded by the coding sequence ATGCCTAAATCTCTGCCGGATTTTGATTTGGAACGCTACTTGCCTTACCGTTTTGCGGTACTTGCTGGCCGATTAAGCTCTGAGCTGGCTCGGCAGTATAAGAGCAAATATGATATCTCGATGCCGGAATGGCGAGTGCTTTTAAATGTTGGTTATGCAGAAGATCCATCAGTCAGAGATATTGAAAAACGCGTCAGTTTAGAAAAATCAAAGGTCAGTCGTGCTGTCGCCAAACTTGAGACGAAAGGGCATCTGATCAAGCAAATCGATAGCAGTGACAGAAGGTTGCTTAAGTTAACATTGACCAAACAGGGCGTCGAGTTACTAAGTGAACTTATTCCCATTGCGCAATCCTTTCAATCAGAGCTCAATGTCATTCTGGGTGATCAGGAAGAAACACTTCAACTGGCGTTGGATCGCCTAATGGATCAATCTGAATAA
- a CDS encoding MarR family transcriptional regulator, protein MKLETYFPYKLAATAEAFSRKLVEVYGHTYGLSREEWRLLLLLAEAGQLSSLELKQRTTLDKVQVSRAAQKLEDKGYISRSVPALDRRLRVYTCTETGQNLFSDVFPKVQTRADAILENMSTDDRNALNKGIEALAKAVLAHAQNSLKPDSVDKPDDYSD, encoded by the coding sequence GTGAAACTAGAGACATATTTTCCCTACAAACTAGCGGCCACGGCAGAAGCTTTCTCGCGTAAACTTGTTGAAGTATATGGGCACACATATGGATTATCGCGTGAGGAGTGGCGTTTATTATTACTACTTGCCGAAGCTGGACAACTCAGTTCACTTGAGCTCAAACAACGGACAACACTCGATAAAGTACAGGTCAGCAGAGCGGCTCAGAAATTGGAAGATAAGGGATATATTAGCCGTTCTGTGCCAGCATTGGACAGGCGTTTACGCGTTTATACTTGTACAGAAACGGGGCAGAATCTGTTTTCTGATGTATTCCCCAAGGTTCAAACAAGAGCCGATGCAATTCTTGAAAACATGAGTACCGACGATCGAAATGCGCTAAACAAGGGCATAGAGGCCCTCGCAAAAGCGGTTCTGGCTCATGCACAAAATTCGCTAAAACCTGACAGTGTAGATAAGCCGGATGATTATTCAGATTGA
- a CDS encoding TRAP transporter large permease — protein MVESLIGFAVLLGLILIRVPIAFAMAAVGGIGFALLRGWQPAWAMTGQVAFDSVLSYSLSVIPLFIFMGNVLAGSGVAHGLFAAANRLFGRTRGGLAMASVFSCGGFSAVCGSSLATAATMSKVAMPSMRKFGYDDRLATGSIAAGGTLGILIPPSVILIIYGLLTETNIAKLFIAGVVPGLLGVILYLLAVKIAVWHNPNLAPDIETERPPMGRSDFIGVLCVLGLFTFIMVGIYGGFFTPTEAAGMGAGASVLIAVALRTMSWRAFLTATFDSVRATAMIFAVIIGAELFSNFVNFAGLPDALATLVLDLEMPVWVVIMMIILIYMILGCVLESLSMVLLTVPVFYPLMYELPFANELLQDPELALIWFAIVVVVVTEISLITPPVGMNVFVLKSVLRDVSLGTIFRGVLPFWLADIVRLLMLITIPWLSLWLVTAM, from the coding sequence ATGGTTGAATCGCTTATCGGCTTTGCTGTTCTTCTTGGTCTAATTCTCATCCGCGTCCCAATTGCCTTTGCAATGGCAGCCGTCGGCGGTATCGGGTTTGCCCTTTTGCGCGGTTGGCAGCCAGCTTGGGCAATGACAGGACAGGTCGCTTTTGACTCTGTCCTATCCTACAGTTTGTCAGTTATCCCACTATTCATTTTTATGGGTAATGTCTTGGCAGGTTCAGGCGTAGCCCACGGTCTTTTTGCGGCAGCAAATCGTCTATTTGGGCGCACGCGAGGCGGCCTTGCAATGGCATCAGTATTCTCCTGTGGCGGGTTTTCTGCGGTCTGCGGCTCATCACTTGCTACAGCTGCAACCATGTCAAAAGTCGCAATGCCATCCATGCGAAAATTTGGATATGATGATCGGTTGGCAACAGGTTCCATTGCAGCAGGTGGCACGCTGGGCATTTTAATTCCACCCTCGGTCATTCTAATCATCTACGGGCTTTTAACTGAAACCAATATTGCAAAGCTTTTTATCGCGGGCGTTGTGCCTGGCCTTTTAGGCGTAATCCTTTACCTGCTAGCAGTGAAAATTGCAGTCTGGCACAATCCGAATTTAGCGCCAGATATTGAAACTGAGCGCCCACCAATGGGGCGTTCAGATTTTATCGGTGTGCTTTGCGTTCTTGGTCTTTTTACCTTCATCATGGTAGGTATTTATGGCGGGTTCTTCACACCTACAGAGGCAGCGGGAATGGGCGCAGGCGCATCGGTACTAATAGCCGTTGCCTTACGTACAATGTCGTGGCGAGCTTTTCTGACAGCAACGTTTGATAGTGTACGTGCAACCGCGATGATCTTCGCAGTCATCATTGGCGCTGAGTTATTTTCAAATTTTGTTAATTTCGCTGGCCTACCAGATGCTTTGGCTACGCTGGTGCTTGATTTAGAGATGCCAGTTTGGGTGGTGATAATGATGATCATCCTCATATATATGATCCTCGGGTGCGTTCTAGAAAGCCTTTCCATGGTTTTATTGACTGTACCAGTCTTCTACCCGCTTATGTATGAATTGCCCTTTGCCAATGAGCTTTTGCAAGACCCGGAACTTGCTCTGATCTGGTTCGCAATTGTCGTCGTCGTTGTCACAGAAATAAGTTTAATCACGCCTCCTGTCGGCATGAATGTTTTTGTCTTGAAATCCGTTCTAAGGGACGTATCTTTGGGAACTATATTTCGGGGAGTCCTCCCTTTCTGGCTTGCCGATATTGTTCGTCTTTTGATGCTGATAACAATCCCATGGCTGTCTTTATGGCTTGTAACTGCAATGTGA
- a CDS encoding TRAP transporter substrate-binding protein: MKIKNLAIGSAVAAAILGSSIMTSTMAFADTTLALSSWLPPRHPIVINAIKPWAKEVSKVTEGRVKVRILAKPLGPPPAHYDMAADGIADITYGLHSFTTDNRFERSRIGQFSFLGDDAVSGSKAFWNVYSGSLDAQAEHEGVKLLGLFVHGPGVLHNKVRQIETKADMDGLKIRVPGGYISDLMSDLGAETLFMSSGEVFEKLSRGVIDGVTFTYEALTAFKLTDDLKYTMRVPGGLYNTTWFLVMNKGTWEGISEADHAAIEAISGAAFAERVGTAWNGADEKALEGIKKAGIEITDAPAELLESIKSLATVREAAWAGAIAEDGFDGAAALQELRTQTGVEY; this comes from the coding sequence ATGAAAATTAAAAATTTGGCGATTGGGTCAGCCGTTGCTGCCGCCATATTAGGCTCAAGTATCATGACATCCACGATGGCCTTTGCAGATACAACACTTGCTTTGTCCAGCTGGCTGCCACCGCGCCATCCCATCGTCATTAATGCTATAAAACCCTGGGCGAAAGAAGTATCCAAGGTCACGGAAGGTCGTGTCAAAGTACGGATTCTTGCAAAACCTCTCGGCCCGCCGCCCGCCCATTATGATATGGCAGCCGATGGCATTGCCGACATTACCTATGGCTTGCATTCTTTCACAACCGACAATCGTTTTGAACGGTCTCGTATTGGTCAATTCTCATTTCTGGGCGATGATGCTGTCTCTGGCTCAAAGGCGTTCTGGAATGTCTATTCCGGCTCTTTAGATGCCCAAGCAGAGCATGAAGGTGTAAAGCTATTAGGCTTGTTTGTTCATGGACCAGGCGTACTTCATAACAAAGTCAGACAGATTGAAACCAAAGCTGATATGGATGGATTAAAAATCCGTGTCCCCGGCGGATACATTTCTGATCTGATGTCCGATCTAGGAGCAGAAACTCTGTTCATGTCATCCGGAGAGGTGTTTGAAAAACTATCTCGCGGCGTCATTGATGGTGTAACTTTTACCTATGAAGCGCTTACCGCATTTAAATTGACCGATGACCTTAAATACACCATGCGTGTACCGGGTGGTCTTTATAACACAACTTGGTTTCTTGTGATGAACAAGGGAACTTGGGAGGGCATTTCCGAAGCAGATCATGCCGCTATTGAAGCGATCTCTGGTGCAGCCTTTGCCGAACGCGTAGGCACCGCATGGAATGGCGCAGATGAAAAAGCGCTCGAAGGCATTAAGAAGGCAGGAATTGAGATCACCGATGCACCGGCTGAACTGTTAGAATCTATCAAATCACTCGCAACCGTGCGTGAAGCTGCATGGGCAGGTGCAATTGCAGAAGATGGATTTGACGGCGCTGCCGCGTTACAAGAGCTACGTACGCAAACAGGCGTGGAGTATTGA
- a CDS encoding VOC family protein encodes MKLDQIHHVAYRCKDAKETVEFYTKMLNMDFVLAIAEDHVPSTHEPDPYMHLFLDAGNGNVLAFFELPTKPEMGRDLNTPIWVQHIAFKVKDRETLMGFKAHLEAEGVDVLGVTDHSIFHSIYFFDPNGHRVELACPDPEEEAMIKRLDAVKWDMLEEWSRTKKAPQHADWLHSKELGKD; translated from the coding sequence CTGAAACTGGACCAAATCCATCACGTAGCATATCGCTGCAAGGACGCCAAAGAAACGGTAGAGTTTTACACAAAGATGCTCAACATGGATTTCGTGCTGGCAATTGCAGAAGATCATGTACCATCTACTCATGAGCCTGACCCTTACATGCACTTGTTCCTGGATGCTGGCAACGGTAATGTGCTTGCCTTTTTTGAACTGCCTACAAAACCGGAAATGGGCAGAGATCTTAATACGCCGATCTGGGTGCAGCATATTGCGTTTAAGGTGAAGGATCGCGAAACACTGATGGGCTTTAAAGCACACCTTGAAGCTGAAGGCGTCGATGTACTGGGTGTAACAGATCATTCAATCTTCCACTCTATCTATTTCTTTGATCCGAATGGTCACCGTGTTGAACTTGCGTGTCCCGATCCAGAAGAAGAGGCTATGATCAAGCGTTTGGATGCTGTGAAATGGGATATGCTTGAAGAGTGGTCTCGCACCAAGAAGGCACCGCAACATGCCGATTGGCTACATTCGAAAGAGTTGGGGAAGGACTGA
- a CDS encoding MFS transporter encodes MQPIVLGAWFPRIPQIQATLDLSAGQLAFALMGLPVGLFAALAFGGRLAEALGTRRLLTYGLITYLILMPLPAFMGSGVLLFGALALAGLALAIAELGLNVTAAEVESRADRLIMNGCHGFWSVGVLIGSAIGSIFAELRLAPNISLSILSFISLIPLIYSARQITDFSVPKPDPTEGEQKPITKPLVFISLFGFGIAMTEGAMADWIAIFMTDIFEASPGVAGASFTVFSLFVAFGRFQGDKLKARFGVEKLAGSFVIAALAGLLVALFSPTIIASFIGIAFLGLGVSLGFPLAVSAASTLPGRSSASNVAILTQMTLCGFLVGPPVIGLIAEFSSIQIGLLALSPALVMALYFSRFLRTHP; translated from the coding sequence TTGCAGCCGATCGTTTTGGGCGCTTGGTTTCCCCGCATTCCACAAATACAGGCCACACTTGATTTAAGTGCAGGACAACTGGCATTTGCTCTGATGGGATTGCCCGTCGGCCTCTTTGCTGCTCTCGCGTTTGGCGGTCGTTTAGCTGAAGCTTTGGGTACACGTCGGCTTCTGACTTATGGCTTAATTACCTACTTAATATTGATGCCGCTGCCGGCCTTTATGGGATCAGGTGTATTATTATTCGGCGCTCTCGCGCTTGCTGGCCTTGCGCTGGCGATAGCGGAACTAGGGCTGAATGTGACCGCAGCGGAAGTGGAAAGTCGCGCTGACCGATTAATCATGAATGGCTGCCATGGATTTTGGAGTGTCGGCGTTTTAATAGGCAGTGCCATAGGATCAATTTTTGCCGAATTACGATTAGCACCCAATATCTCATTGAGTATTCTATCATTCATTTCATTAATACCGCTTATTTATTCCGCCAGACAAATCACCGACTTTTCGGTGCCAAAGCCCGATCCAACCGAGGGCGAACAAAAACCAATTACAAAACCGCTCGTGTTCATCTCACTATTTGGATTCGGTATCGCGATGACAGAAGGTGCCATGGCTGATTGGATTGCAATCTTCATGACAGATATCTTTGAGGCATCGCCGGGTGTTGCCGGTGCAAGTTTTACAGTTTTTTCTCTATTTGTCGCATTTGGTCGCTTTCAGGGTGATAAGCTAAAAGCGCGTTTTGGAGTCGAAAAACTTGCTGGAAGTTTTGTCATCGCAGCTTTGGCCGGACTACTCGTAGCCCTGTTTAGCCCTACAATTATAGCCTCATTCATCGGAATCGCATTTTTAGGGTTGGGAGTCTCACTCGGGTTTCCACTCGCGGTTAGCGCGGCAAGCACCCTACCAGGGCGCTCAAGCGCAAGTAACGTTGCGATACTAACACAAATGACTCTTTGTGGATTTTTAGTCGGGCCTCCGGTAATAGGTCTAATTGCCGAATTTTCATCCATTCAAATAGGATTATTGGCACTAAGTCCGGCGCTCGTAATGGCATTATACTTCTCACGCTTTCTGCGGACGCATCCATAA